The following coding sequences lie in one Globicephala melas chromosome 15, mGloMel1.2, whole genome shotgun sequence genomic window:
- the LOC132593514 gene encoding LOW QUALITY PROTEIN: uncharacterized protein (The sequence of the model RefSeq protein was modified relative to this genomic sequence to represent the inferred CDS: substituted 1 base at 1 genomic stop codon): MRPAPGTVVVVLAAPGKPPAAPPGGPPRPEPEDREAEALPVPLPNENNSQGPAGRTRGRTQRDPGFRHPDSTIALPLREIGPPDETGNPRLQYWPFSTSDLYNWKTQNARFSDNPKDLIALLDSVMFTHQPTWDDCQQLLRILFTTEERERIQLEARKLVPGDDGQPTANPDLINAAFPLTRPPQDEWDYNTGEGRGRLLIYRQTLMAGLRAAARKPTNLAKVYSIVQGKTESPSSYLERLMEAFRQYTPMDPEAPENQAAIVMSFVNQAAPDIKKKLQKLEDLEGKQIQDLLRIAQRVFNNRDAPEDKQLKATEKMTKVLAAIVQKDQEGPPATRPPRRPLDRDQCAYCKEKGHWARECPKKRQPRPNQGQWQPNATPVLFTHDTKXGGRGSEPLPEPRVTLRVEGKPVQFLVDTGAQHSVLVKPHGKISNKSSWVQGATGVKRYLWTTQRTVDLGTGRVTHTFLVIPDSPCPLLGRDLLTKMGAQIHFRPEGPIVTDPHDQPISVLTLNLEDEYRLHQEPPSQNQDIESWLQQFPEAWAETGGVGLAKHRPALFIEIKPGADPARVRQYPMPLEAKTGITPHIRRLLDLGILRPCQSAWNTPLLPVRKPNSKDYRPVQDLREVNRRVIDIHPTVPNPYTLLSALSPEKQWYTVLDLKDAFFSLPLAPKSQELFAFEWSDPERGINGQLTWTRLPQGFKNSPTLFDEALHEDLSEYRRQNPNITLLQYVDDLLIAAETAEACLQGTRNLLRTLGTLGYRASAKKAQICRPEVTYLGYLLKGGQRWLTDARKETVLRIPRPTTPRQVREFLGSAGFCRLWIPKFAEMAKPLYLATKEQTPFEWTEEAEQSFQQIKTALLSAPALGLPDVSKPFHLFVDESKGIAKAVLTQPLGPWPRPIAYLSKKLDPVAAGWPPCLRMIAATALMVKDADKLTMGQELHVTTPHAIDGVLKQPPDRWMSNARLVHYQGLLLNPLRISYTPPRALNPASLLPDPDLDSPLHDCAEVLAQIHGVREDLRDQPLPDAQVTWFTDGSSFVQQGQRYAGAAVTSETEVIWAETLPPGTSAQKAELIALTQALKMSKGQKATIYTDSRYAFATAHIHGAIYRERGLLTAEGKDIKNKEEILALLAAIWEPKKLAIVHCPGHQKPTNPVTRGNNLADQTARKAAHTPIPLLPLQLPDPGPRELPPQPDYSEDDIRWMSKLPLTQVRDGWWRDAKNNILLPERLGTLVLERIHRSTHLGARRLQDLIRQTGLKIKNVSEKTERLVADCAVCQLHNASTHPPTTGIRERGNQPGAYWEVDFTELRPGDWVLVKRHRQETLEPRWKGPYQIILTTPTAIKVDSIAAWIHHTHVKPVDPFSDLIKSTKADVTWTVDRSKNNPLKLTLRRTLPHDDQGIDA, from the exons ATGAGGCCGGCCCCCGGCACtgtggtggtggtgctggccGCCCCAGGAA AACCTCCTGCGGCCCCTCCCGGAGGGCCACCCAGGCCAGAACCGGAGGACCGAGAGGCAGAGGCACTACCGGTCCCCCTGCCCAATGAAAATAATTCCCAGGGGCCGGCTGGGCGTACTCGCGGACGCACTCAGCGCGACCCAGGGTTCCGCCATCCTGATTCCACCATAGCCCTACCCCTGCGAGAAATAGGCCCTCCCGATGAGACAGGGAACCCCCGACTCCAGTATTGGCCATTCTCTACCAGTGACCTATATAATTGGAAAACCCAGAATGCCCGTTTTTCTGATAATCCTAAAGACTTGATAGCTCTTCTAGATAGCGTTATGTTCACTCATCAGCCCACCTGGGATGACTGCCAACAGCTCCTCCGGATCCTATTCACTACCGAAGAACGGGAGCGAATCCAGCTGGAGGCGAGAAAACTGGTTCCTGGAGATGATGGTCAACCCACCGCTAACCCTGACCTCATCAATGCAGCTTTTCCCTTAACTCGCCCCCCGCAGGATGAATGGGACTATAACACCGGAGAAGGTAGGGGACGACTGCTCATTTATCGCCAGACTCTAATGGCGGGTCTCCGGGCTGCCGCGCGCAAGCCCACTAATTTGGCCAAGGTATATTCAATCgtacaaggtaaaacagaaagtCCCTCCTCTTATTTAGAAAgattaatggaagcctttaggcAGTATACCCCTATGGATCCAGAGGCCCCCGAAAATCAGGCCGCCATTGTAATGTCCTTCGTTAACCAGGCAGCCcctgatattaaaaagaaactccaGAAGTTAGAAGATCTGGAGGGCAAACAGATACAGGACTTACTCCGTATCGCCCAGCGCGTCTTTAATAACCGGGACGCCCCAGAGGATAAACAACTTAAAGCCACTGAGAAAATGACTAAAGTCTTGGCGGCCATTGTTCAGAAAGATCAAGAGGGCCCCCCAGCCACTCGACCTCCCAGGCGACCATTGGACAGAGATCAATGTGCCTATTGCAAGGAAAAGGGCCACTGGGCTCGGGAATGCCCCAAGAAAAGGCAGCCGCGCCCCAACCAGGGGCAATGGCAACCGAACGCCACCCCAGTCCTGTTTACGCATGATACAAAGTAGGGGGGACGGGGTTCGGAGCCCCTCCCCGAACCCAGGGTAACCCTACGAGTGGAGGGGAAACCAGTCCAATTCCTGGTGGATACAGGGGCACAGCATTCGGTCTTGGTTAAGCCCCACGGGAAAATTTCTAACAAATCCTCCTGGGTCCAGGGAGCTACGGGAGTCAAACGTTACCTATGGACCACTCAGAGAACTGTGGACTTGGGCACGGGAAGGGTAACCCATACCTTTCTGGTCATTCCCGATAGCCCTTGCCCCTTACTGGGGAGGGACTTACTCACTAAAATGGGAGCACAAATTCATTTTCGGCCAGAGGGGCCAATCGTAACAGACCCTCACGACCAACCCATATCTGTGCTCACCCTGAACTTGGAAGATGAGTACCGACTTCACCAGGAACCACCCTCCCAAAATCAAGATATAGAGTCATGGCTTCAGCAGTTCCCCGAAGCATGGGCAGAAACAGGGGGGGTGGGACTAGCCAAACACCGCCCAGCCCTATTCATAGAGATCAAACCGGGGGCAGATCCTGCACGTGTCCGACAGTATCCCATGCCCCTAGAGGCCAAGACTGGTATCACTCCTCATATTCGCCGGCTTCTTGATCTGGGGATACTGCGTCCCTGCCAGTCGGCCTGGAATACACCCCTGCTGCCAGTCCGCAAACCTAACAGTAAAGACTACCGCCCAGTGCAGGACCTGAGGGAAGTCAACAGACGGGTCATAGACATCCATCCTACTGTGCCCAATCCATATACTCTTTTGAGCGCCCTTAGTCCAGAAAAACAATGGTATACTGTGCTGGACCTCAAAGATGCCTTTTTTAGTTTACCCTTGGCGCCCAAAAGTCAAGAACTCTTTGCCTTCGAATGGTCAGATCCCGAGAGAGGTATAAACGGACAACTCACCTGGACCAGACTTCCCCAAGGATTCAAAAACTCGCCTACCTTGTTTGATGAGGCCCTACACGAGGATCTCAGTGAGTACCGGAGACAAAACCCCAATATAACCCTCCTGCAGTATGTTGATGATCTCTTAATAGCTGCTGAGACCGCTGAAGCCTGCCTGCAGGGAACCAGAAACCTCCTACGGACTCTCGGCACCCTGGGATACCGAGCCTCTGCCAAGAAAGCACAGATCTGCAGGCCTGAGGTAACTTACCTGGGATACCTATTGAAAGGGGGGCAACGATGGCTCACAGATGCACGGAAGGAAACCGTCCTCCGCATCCCCAGACCCACCACGCCTCGACAGGTGAGGGAATTTTTGGGGTCGGCTGGGTTCTGCCGTTTATGGATACCCAAATTTGCTGAAATGGCCAAACCGCTATACCTAGCCACCAAAGAGCAGACGCCCTTTGAATGGACAGAAGAGGCTGAGCAGTCATTTCAGCAGATTAAAACTGCCTTGCTATCCGCACCCGCCCTGGGTCTCCCTGATGTCTCCAAGCCCTTCCACCTCTTTGTAGATGAAAGCAAAGGCATAGCTAAGGCCGTGTTGACCCAGCCCCTCGGTCCTTGGCCCAGACCTATTGCTTACCTATCAAAAAAATTGGACCCAGTGGCTGCCGGCTGGCCTCCTTGCCTCCGGATGATCGCCGCCACGGCCCTAATGGTAAAggatgctgacaaactaactaTGGGGCAGGAGTTACATGTCACCACCCCCCACGCCATCGACGGGGTTCTCAAACAGCCTCCCGACCGATGGATGAGCAATGCTCGATTAGTCCACTACCAGGGTCTACTGTTAAATCCCCTCAGAATCAGCTACACTCCGCCGCGGGCATTAAACCCTGCCTCCCTATTACCTGACCCAGATTTGGACTCCCCACTCCATGACTGTGCAGAGGTACTGGCCCAGATCCATGGGGTTCGGGAAGACCTACGTGACCAGCCCCTACCGGATGCACAAGTCACATGGTTCACTGACGGCAGCAGCTTTGTCCAGCAAGGTCAGAGGTATGCGGGGGCAGCAGTAACATCAGAAACTGAGGTGATATGGGCAGAGACTCTCCCCCCAGGGACCTCAGCCCAAaaagctgaattaattgccctgaccCAAGCTCTCAAGATGAGCAAAGGCCAAAAAGCTACCATATACACAGACAGCCGGTATGCTTTCGCTACCGCACATATACATGGGGCAATATACCGAGAGCGGGGActactcacagcagagggcaaaGACAtcaagaacaaagaggaaatcctGGCCTTGCTAGCGGCCATATGGGAACCCAAAAAGCTAGCCATTGTACACTGCCCGGGGCATCAAAAACCCACGAATCCAGTCACCCGAGGCAACAATTTGGCAGACCAGACGGCTCGAAAGGCGGCACACACTCCAATACCATTACTTCCCCTGCAACTGCCGGATCCAGGCCCCCGGGAACTACCGCCCCAACCCGACTACTCGGAGGATGACATCAGATGGATGAGCAAGCTTCCTCTAACCCAGGTTAGAGACGGATGGTGGCGGGACGCTAAGAACAATATCCTCCTTCCTGAGAGACTAGGAACCCTGGTCCTTGAACGGATCCACCGTAGCACCCACTTGGGCGCCCGACGGCTACAGGATCTCATCAGGCAGACtggacttaaaattaaaaatgtctccgAGAAGACTGAACGACTGGTTGCTGACTGTGCAGTCTGCCAACTCCATAATGCCAGCACCCACCCGCCAACCACTGGCATCCGGGAGAGAGGAAACCAGCCTGGAGCCTACTGGGAAGTGGACTTCACGGAG CTCCGGCCAGGTGACTGGGTCCTTGTCAAACGCCATCGACAAGAGACCCTAGAACCCAGGTGGAAAGGACCTTACCAGATCATCCTGACAACGCCGACAGCCATCAAGGTGGACAGCATAGCTGCCTGGATCCATCACACACACGTCAAGCCGGTGGACCCATTTTCTGACCTCATCAAGTCCACTAAAGCTGACGTCACCTGGACTGTTGACCGGAGTAAGAACAATCCCCTCAAACTGACTTTGCGCCGTACCCTCCCCCATGATGACCAAG